A genomic segment from Bubalus bubalis isolate 160015118507 breed Murrah chromosome 5, NDDB_SH_1, whole genome shotgun sequence encodes:
- the LOC112577794 gene encoding serum amyloid A protein, which yields MNLSTGIIFCFLILGVSSRGWGTFLKEAGQGAKDMWRAYSDMKEAKYKDADKYFHARGNYDAAQRGPGGAWAAKVISNARETIQGITDPLLKGMTRDQVREDSKADQFANEWGRSGKDPNHFRPAGLPDKY from the exons ATGAACCTTTCCACGGGCATCATTTTCTGCTTCCTGATCCTGGGCGTCAGCAGCCGGGGATGGGGGACATTCCTCAAGGAAGCTGGTCAAG gGGCTAAAGACATGTGGAGAGCCTACTCTGACATGAAAGAAGCCAAGTACAAGGATGCAGACAAATACTTCCATGCCCGCGGAAACTATGACGCTGCCCAAAGGGGACCGGGGGGCGCCTGGGCTGCTAAAGTGATCAG TAACGCCAGAGAGACTATTCAGGGAATCACAGACCCTCTGCTTAAGGGTATGACCAGGGACCAGGTACGGGAGGACTCGAAGGCTGACCAGTTTGCCAACGAATGGGGCCGGAGCGGCAAAGACCCCAACCACTTCAGACCTGCTGGCCTGCCTGACAAGTACTGA